The following proteins are co-located in the Arctopsyche grandis isolate Sample6627 chromosome 3, ASM5162203v2, whole genome shotgun sequence genome:
- the LOC143909200 gene encoding uncharacterized protein LOC143909200, with protein sequence MFGKSLDTAVLLARCSAMFGRSRDTAVCCWLVLTAMFGRSRDTAVCCWLVVRLCSASRWIRQCCWLVVRLCSEGLGIRQCVAGSFLRLCSEGLGIRQLCCWLVVRLCSEGLGIRQCVAGSFGWLIFQARVVKWWLVRSWMSTGLLLCVDACCCGSTGLVLCVDACCCGSTGVVWVVPPFIVFLESPDRWWWFVDA encoded by the exons atgttcggcaagtcgctggatacggcagtgttgctggctcgttgttcggctatgttcggaaggtctcgggatacggcagtgtgttgctggctcgttcttacggctatgttcggaaggtctcgggatacggcagtgtgttgctggctcgttgttcggctatgttcggcaagtcgctggatacggcagtgttgctggctcgttgttcggctatgttcggaaggtctcgggatacggcagtgtgttgctggctcgttcttacggctatgttcggaaggtctcgggatacggcagt tgtgttgctggctcgttgttcggctatgctCGGAAGGTCtcgggatacggcagtgtgttgctggctcgttcggctggttgattTTCCAAGCccgcgtagtgaagtggtggctggtcaggagctggatgtcgactggtctgctgctgtgtgtcgacgcttgctgctgtgggtcgactggtctggtgctgtgtgtcgacgcttgctgctgtgggtcgactggcgttgtttgggttgtacctccttttatagtgtttctggaatcacctgatcgatggtggtggtttgttgatgcgtaa
- the GAA1 gene encoding glycosylphosphatidylinositol anchor attachment 1, producing MSLLSDPETRPNKYSYNLVRIHLPLCLFACFVAYAWFCLLAHEFFSNGNYFSENALLPGLVQSDFVNDGSAKQYYNELEDEIRENYANRDSIPIPWLAAKMHQINLDVYTHNFTLHYPLGKGQVFHGENVYGILRAGRSASSEALVLSAPYRPLSSQHRPTNAGIALMLAFAKFARSRKYWAKDIIMLVTEHEQLGAQAWLEAYHGMGSSGRDDIRYGPFYSKDGGQKSRKKILDSGNLKGRAGAIQAAINLELPALSIKYIDVKVEGLNGQLPNLDLVNLVHKMCMKWNVHNSYKNSYSWVGNRGPWQNWLNSLNTLFAMVTTQLTGVPTGNHGLFHRFGIEAVTMEGIEGGAADRDRIPKMGRPAHALEGTLRSLNNLLERFHQSFFFYLRPGTERFVSIGQYMPPLGILTGALFIKAFAVWLTTRVHNAKMKFIGADDFDTDENAPPRRSNLLHIGIIYLVTHLIGYGVQCSPQIISEIGVEYFMLPTEEAIYYGFAAIASVLIVVLPTILNAVQSKPLAGEELRLLNILVLLELATLVLSVGMHNFSLGFCLAAVYAPFALLVKIPTNKIPSRFSRFCKFLSKTTWLLLHPLILTTLVVCCYTVFMFPEDSSKMLISRGIRASQQAIMFSIVDGMIYGNWLFNVVTTVLFPTWMLFWHILNTSAAKKLI from the exons ATGAGCTTACTATCGGATCCCGAAACGAGACCGAACAAATACTCGTATAACCTCGTCCGTATTCATCTACCATTATGTTTATTTGCGTGCTTCGTCGCATACGCTTGGTTCTGTCTGCTCGCACACGAGTTTTTCAGCAATGGAAACTATTTCTCTGAAAACGCTCTACTACCGG GCTTGGTTCAATCGGATTTCGTCAACGACGGATCGGCGaaacaatattataatgaaCTCGAAGATGAAATTAGA GAAAATTACGCGAACCGGGACTCGATTCCGATTCCATGGCTCGCTGCAAAGATGCATCAAATCAACTTAGACGTATATACCCACAACTTCACCTTGCATTATCCACTCGGCAAAGGACAAGTTTTCCACGGAGAGAACGTTTACGGAATACTGAGAGCTGGCAGGTCAGCTTCTTCCGAAGCTCTAGTTTTGAGTGCTCCATACAGACCCCTATCGTCGCAGCATAGACCTACCAACGCTGGAATTGCACTCATGTTGGCCTTTGCCAAATTTGCCAGAA GTCGAAAGTATTGGGCTAAAGATATTATCATGCTGGTGACGGAGCACGAGCAACTGGGCGCTCAGGCTTGGCTAGAAGCCTATCACGGTATGGGAAGTTCTGGAAGAGACGATATTAGATACGGTCCGTTTTATTCCAAAGACGGCGGTCAAAAGTCTCGCAAAAAGATTCTCGATTCTGGGAATCTGAAAGGTAGAGCTGGAGCCATACAAGCGGCAATCAATTTAGAACTACCGGCTCTATCAATCA aaTACATAGACGTCAAAGTGGAAGGTTTGAACGGACAGTTGCCCAATTTGGATCTTGTAAATTTGGTGCATAAAATGTGCATGAAGTGGAACGTTCacaattcgtataaaaataG ttatTCTTGGGTCGGAAATCGGGGTCCTTGGCAGAACTGGCTCAATTCGTTGAATACTCTTTTTGCTATGGTTACAACACAACTCACTGGC GTCCCCACGGGTAATCATGGTCTATTCCACCGATTCGGAATCGAAGCAGTAACGATGGAAGGCATTGAAGGAGGGGCAGCCGACAGAGATAGAATTCCCAAAATGGGTCGACCAGCTCACGCATTAGAAGGCACTTTACGAAGCTTGAACAATTTACTGGAAAGATTCCACCAGAGTTTCTTCTTTTACTTGCGTCCAGGAACCGAGCGATTCGTCTCTATAG GACAATATATGCCACCACTCGGCATATTAACAGGAGCTTTATTCATAAAAGCATTCGCAGTCTGGCTAACGACGAGAGTTCACAATGCCAAAATGAAATTCATCGGTGCGGACGATTTCGATACGGATGAAAACGCGCCACCCCGAAGGTCGAACCTTTTGCATATCGGAATCATTTATTTAGTCACGCATCTCATCGGTTACGGAGTACAGTGCTCTCCGCAGATCATCAGCGAGATTG GCGTAGAATATTTCATGTTGCCGACGGAAGAAGCAATTTATTACGGATTTGCGGCGATCGCTTCCGTATTGATAGTCGTATTGCCGACAATTTTAAATGCAGTCCAAAGCAAGCCATTGGCGGGTGAAGAACTTCGCCTGCTCAATATCCTCGTCCTTTTAGAACTGGCAACTCTCGTCTTGTCGGTTGGGATGCACAACTTTTCTCTCGGATTCTGTCTGGCTGCTGTATACGCACCGTTTGCTTTACTCGTCAAAATACCTACCAACAAGATACCGAGCCGATTTTCAcg ATTTTGCAAGTTTTTGAGCAAAACTACTTGGCTGCTACTTCATCCGTTGATATTGACTACGCTTGTCGTATGCTGCTACACTGTTTTCATGTTCCCGGAAGATAGCAGCAAGATGCTGATCAGCCGCGGTATCCGAGCTTCACAACAAGCCATCATGTTCTCAATCGTTGACGGAATG ATCTACGGAAATTGGTTGTTTAATGTTGTGACGACGGTTTTATTCCCGACATGGATGCTGTTCTGGCACATATTGAATACAAGTGCTgctaaaaaattgatttaa